A single window of Rhizobium indicum DNA harbors:
- the fabZ gene encoding 3-hydroxyacyl-ACP dehydratase FabZ — protein sequence MTEEATTTLSSADIIEIMKLLPHRYPFLMVDKIIEIDGDNTAIGIKNVTVNEPHFTGHFPESPIMPGVLLIEGMAQTAGAICAKKDGQPGNLVYFMTIENARFRKPVVPGDRVEFHVRKHKQRGNIWKFHCDAKVDGALVAEADIGAMIVRKDQA from the coding sequence ATGACTGAGGAAGCCACGACAACGCTTTCTTCGGCTGACATCATCGAGATCATGAAACTGCTGCCGCATCGCTACCCGTTTCTCATGGTCGACAAGATCATCGAGATTGACGGCGACAACACGGCGATCGGCATCAAGAACGTCACGGTGAACGAACCGCATTTCACCGGTCATTTCCCGGAATCTCCGATCATGCCCGGCGTTCTCTTGATCGAGGGCATGGCCCAGACCGCGGGTGCGATCTGTGCCAAGAAGGATGGCCAGCCAGGCAACCTCGTCTATTTCATGACCATCGAGAATGCGCGCTTCCGCAAGCCCGTCGTACCCGGCGATCGTGTTGAATTCCATGTCAGGAAGCACAAGCAGCGCGGCAATATCTGGAAATTCCATTGCGACGCCAAGGTCGACGGCGCACTTGTCGCCGAAGCCGATATCGGCGCGATGATCGTTCGTAAGGATCAGGCATGA
- the lpxD gene encoding UDP-3-O-(3-hydroxymyristoyl)glucosamine N-acyltransferase translates to MEQNVFFLPHEGLKLAELAEFLGAELANSDYADVIVRSVAPISRARAGDVCYILSRRNRDELATCEASAVICDKALVDLVPPHIPVILSSNPHAAFAMAGGLFYPAALRPVVFSGESDIAPSAVIDPSAKLEKGVIVEPLAVIGAHAEIGEGTRIGAHSIIGPNVKIGRDCSIAAGASILCALLGNGVIIHNGARIGQDGFGYAPGPRGMIKIVQIGRVIIQDNVEIGANTSIDRGTMDDTVIGEGTKIDNQVQIGHNVQIGRHCAIVAQVGIAGSAKIGNGVQIGGQVGIKGHVTIGDGVQIAAQSGIMTDLAAGGQYGGTPGRPLNDYLRDVAQQMSRTKLRGTKPGGKQND, encoded by the coding sequence ATGGAGCAAAACGTTTTTTTTCTGCCCCATGAAGGTCTGAAGCTCGCTGAGCTGGCAGAGTTTCTTGGGGCGGAACTCGCCAATTCCGACTATGCCGATGTTATCGTCAGGTCCGTTGCCCCCATCAGCCGGGCCCGGGCGGGCGATGTCTGTTATATCCTGTCGCGTCGTAACCGCGATGAACTGGCGACATGCGAAGCCTCGGCAGTGATCTGCGACAAGGCGCTCGTCGATCTCGTACCCCCCCATATCCCGGTCATCCTGTCGTCCAATCCACATGCGGCTTTCGCGATGGCGGGCGGCCTGTTTTATCCCGCGGCATTGCGCCCGGTCGTCTTTTCCGGTGAAAGCGACATCGCGCCAAGTGCGGTGATCGATCCGAGCGCCAAGCTTGAAAAGGGCGTGATCGTCGAGCCGCTGGCCGTCATCGGAGCGCATGCCGAGATCGGCGAAGGGACGCGCATCGGCGCCCACAGCATCATCGGTCCGAATGTCAAGATTGGCCGGGATTGTTCGATTGCGGCCGGCGCCAGCATTCTCTGCGCGCTGCTCGGCAATGGCGTCATCATCCACAACGGCGCCCGCATCGGCCAGGATGGTTTCGGTTATGCGCCGGGCCCGCGCGGCATGATCAAGATCGTCCAGATCGGCCGAGTGATCATCCAGGATAATGTCGAGATCGGCGCCAACACCTCGATCGACCGTGGCACCATGGACGATACGGTCATCGGCGAAGGCACCAAGATCGACAACCAGGTACAGATCGGCCACAACGTTCAGATCGGCCGCCATTGCGCCATCGTAGCGCAGGTCGGCATAGCCGGCAGCGCGAAGATCGGCAATGGCGTTCAGATCGGCGGCCAGGTCGGTATCAAGGGGCATGTGACGATCGGTGACGGCGTGCAGATCGCCGCCCAAAGCGGTATCATGACCGATCTTGCCGCCGGCGGACAATATGGTGGTACACCTGGGCGCCCGCTGAATGACTATCTGAGAGATGTCGCGCAACAGATGTCAAGGACGAAGCTGCGCGGGACGAAACCTGGAGGCAAGCAAAATGACTGA
- the bamA gene encoding outer membrane protein assembly factor BamA: MKAGSKFLNAVSAVALSAGVVASGAGAVTFVSATAAEAAVIQRIDVRGASRVGAEAVRSNLTIAPGKSFSNSDIDASVKQLYGTGYFSDVKISVSGSTLVVSVQEAQLVNQVVFNGNRKIKDDKLATIVQTHAAGPYSDTQIQADIQSIKEAYAATGRSEVEVTTQVVPLGEGRVNLAFVINEGDRTKIDSINFVGNNAYSAGRLAAVIATKRSNFLSFLTRKDVYNEDKLHADEEALRQFYYNRGYADMRIVSSDATFDDATNKYTLTFNIEEGQRYDFGPVTVQSTVEGVGSEQLQPLVRTREGQVYNAKEVQKSIEAISDQVASAGYPFARVTPRGNRDLNNNTIGVEYLVDQGERAYVERIEIRGNSRTRDYVIRREFDMSEGDAFNQQMITKAKRRLEALGYFSSVNISTQPGSSPDRVVVVVDVQDQSTGSFGVGAGYAAGGDGLLLEASIEEKNFLGRGQYIRISAGGGQEGSRAYGVSFTEPYFLGYRLAAGFDVNRSETSSNDDYDYEETSVVLRVTAPITEDLATTFRYNYKQMKYDGDTSDLSATYANLVDESPWTRSSVSQTLTYNTLDDTVLPREGIYATATHELAGLGGDSQFYKIYGKARYYHLLADDADIIGSVSASAGYVVPLGDHLNVFDQFTLTNGDIRGFENKGIGPRIRGDHDDPLGGTTYFTASAEATFPMPGFPRDFNLRGAVFADAGTLFGNDVELLGSDQADGTSASLRASVGVGVVWQSPFGALRLDYAIPVLKEDFDKTQNFKFGINNQF; the protein is encoded by the coding sequence ATGAAGGCTGGTTCAAAGTTTTTGAACGCAGTATCGGCGGTTGCGCTGTCTGCTGGTGTTGTTGCTTCGGGCGCAGGTGCTGTGACGTTCGTTTCCGCTACGGCCGCTGAGGCCGCGGTCATCCAGCGCATCGATGTGCGCGGCGCAAGCCGTGTCGGCGCGGAAGCCGTCCGGTCGAACCTCACCATCGCTCCCGGAAAGAGTTTTTCGAACAGCGATATCGATGCCTCGGTCAAGCAGCTCTACGGCACGGGTTACTTCTCCGACGTCAAGATCTCGGTTTCCGGAAGCACGCTCGTCGTCAGCGTTCAGGAAGCCCAGCTCGTCAATCAGGTCGTCTTCAACGGCAACCGGAAGATCAAGGACGACAAGCTCGCGACGATCGTCCAGACCCACGCTGCCGGTCCCTATAGCGACACCCAGATTCAGGCTGACATCCAGTCGATCAAGGAAGCTTACGCTGCCACCGGCCGCAGCGAGGTCGAGGTCACGACGCAGGTGGTGCCGCTCGGCGAAGGCCGTGTCAACCTCGCCTTCGTCATCAACGAGGGCGATCGCACCAAGATCGATTCGATAAACTTCGTCGGTAATAATGCCTACAGCGCCGGCCGCTTGGCTGCCGTCATCGCCACCAAGCGTTCGAACTTCCTGTCGTTCCTGACTCGCAAGGACGTCTACAACGAAGACAAGCTCCACGCCGACGAAGAAGCGCTGCGCCAGTTCTATTACAATCGCGGCTATGCCGACATGCGCATCGTCTCTTCCGATGCCACCTTCGACGACGCGACCAACAAATACACGCTCACCTTCAACATCGAGGAAGGCCAGCGTTACGACTTCGGACCGGTGACCGTCCAGTCGACCGTCGAAGGCGTCGGCTCAGAGCAGCTGCAGCCGCTGGTGCGCACCCGCGAAGGCCAAGTCTACAACGCCAAAGAAGTGCAGAAGTCGATCGAGGCGATCTCCGATCAGGTGGCGTCTGCCGGTTATCCCTTTGCGCGCGTCACGCCGCGCGGTAACCGCGACCTCAACAACAACACGATCGGTGTCGAATATCTGGTCGACCAGGGCGAGCGCGCCTATGTCGAGCGCATCGAGATCCGCGGCAACAGCCGCACGCGCGACTACGTCATTCGCCGCGAATTCGACATGAGCGAAGGCGACGCCTTCAATCAGCAGATGATCACCAAGGCCAAGCGCCGCCTCGAAGCGCTCGGTTACTTCTCCTCGGTCAACATTTCCACCCAGCCGGGCAGCTCGCCGGACCGCGTCGTGGTGGTCGTCGACGTGCAGGATCAGTCGACCGGTTCGTTCGGTGTCGGCGCGGGTTATGCCGCCGGCGGCGACGGTCTGCTGCTCGAAGCCTCGATCGAGGAAAAGAACTTCCTCGGTCGTGGTCAGTACATCCGCATCTCGGCCGGTGGCGGCCAGGAAGGCTCGCGCGCCTACGGCGTCAGCTTCACTGAACCCTATTTCCTCGGCTACCGTCTGGCGGCAGGCTTCGACGTCAACCGCAGCGAAACGTCGAGCAACGACGACTACGATTACGAAGAAACCAGCGTCGTCCTGCGTGTGACTGCGCCGATCACCGAAGATCTGGCGACGACCTTCCGTTATAACTACAAGCAGATGAAGTATGACGGCGATACCTCTGATCTTTCGGCGACCTACGCCAATCTGGTCGACGAGAGCCCGTGGACGCGTTCTTCCGTCTCGCAGACGCTGACCTACAACACTCTTGACGACACCGTCCTGCCGCGTGAAGGCATCTATGCGACGGCGACGCACGAACTTGCCGGCCTCGGCGGCGACTCGCAGTTCTACAAGATCTACGGCAAAGCCCGTTATTATCACCTGCTCGCTGACGATGCCGATATCATCGGCTCGGTCTCCGCTTCGGCTGGTTATGTCGTTCCCTTGGGCGACCATCTGAACGTCTTCGACCAGTTCACGCTGACCAACGGCGATATTCGCGGCTTCGAGAACAAGGGTATCGGCCCGCGCATTCGCGGGGATCACGATGACCCGCTCGGTGGCACGACCTATTTCACGGCGTCTGCGGAAGCCACCTTCCCGATGCCGGGCTTCCCGCGTGACTTCAACCTGCGCGGCGCAGTCTTTGCCGATGCCGGTACGCTGTTCGGCAATGACGTCGAGCTTCTTGGGTCAGACCAGGCCGACGGTACCAGCGCTTCGCTACGCGCCTCCGTCGGTGTCGGCGTCGTATGGCAGTCTCCCTTCGGTGCATTGCGTCTGGATTACGCGATCCCTGTCCTCAAGGAAGACTTCGACAAGACGCAGAACTTCAAGTTTGGCATCAACAACCAATTCTGA
- the rseP gene encoding RIP metalloprotease RseP yields METMSGIYAFLMGNIVTFILVLSLLVFVHEMGHYLVGRWSGIRILAFSVGFGPEIFGFTDRHGTRWKISVIPLGGYVRFFGDEDASSKPDTDKIAAMSEEDRARSFAGAKLWKRAATVAAGPIANFLLAIAIFTILFSVYGRTIADPVVAEVKPDGAAAAAGILPGDLLVAIDGGKVETFDDVRRYVGIRPSQKIVVTIERAGQKLDVPMVPQRVDTTDQFGNKVELGQIGIVTSREAGNFRLKTYTPLQSLREAVIETRDIVTGTFKYIGNIFSGTMRADQLGGPIRVAQASGQMASLGIGAVLQLAAVLSVSIGLLNLMPVPVLDGGHLMFYAVEAVRGKPLGSSAQEIAFRIGLAMILTLMVFTTWNDIGSWIG; encoded by the coding sequence ATGGAAACGATGAGCGGCATATACGCATTTCTGATGGGGAACATCGTTACCTTCATCCTCGTGCTGTCACTGCTCGTCTTCGTGCATGAGATGGGCCATTACCTTGTCGGGCGCTGGAGCGGCATTCGCATCCTTGCCTTTTCCGTTGGCTTCGGTCCGGAGATCTTCGGCTTCACCGACCGCCACGGAACACGCTGGAAGATTTCGGTGATCCCGCTTGGCGGCTACGTCCGGTTCTTCGGCGACGAGGATGCCTCGAGCAAGCCCGACACCGACAAGATCGCCGCCATGTCCGAGGAGGACAGGGCGCGCTCCTTTGCCGGCGCCAAGCTGTGGAAACGCGCTGCAACCGTCGCGGCTGGCCCGATCGCCAATTTTCTGCTGGCGATCGCCATCTTCACCATTCTTTTCTCGGTCTATGGCCGCACGATCGCCGATCCCGTCGTTGCCGAGGTCAAGCCCGACGGCGCTGCCGCTGCCGCCGGCATCCTTCCAGGCGATCTGCTGGTCGCCATCGATGGCGGCAAGGTCGAGACCTTCGACGACGTGCGCCGCTATGTCGGCATCCGCCCGAGCCAGAAGATCGTCGTGACGATCGAGCGCGCCGGCCAGAAACTTGATGTGCCGATGGTGCCGCAGCGCGTAGACACGACCGACCAGTTCGGCAACAAGGTCGAGCTCGGCCAGATCGGCATCGTCACCAGCCGGGAGGCCGGCAACTTCCGCCTGAAGACCTATACGCCGCTGCAGTCGCTGCGCGAGGCTGTGATCGAGACCCGCGATATTGTCACCGGCACCTTCAAATATATCGGCAACATCTTCAGCGGAACGATGCGCGCCGATCAATTGGGCGGGCCGATCCGCGTGGCGCAAGCTTCGGGCCAGATGGCGTCGCTTGGAATAGGCGCAGTGTTGCAGCTTGCGGCGGTGCTTTCTGTTTCGATAGGATTGCTTAACCTGATGCCGGTTCCGGTACTTGATGGCGGCCACCTGATGTTCTATGCGGTGGAAGCGGTGAGGGGGAAACCGCTCGGCTCTTCGGCCCAGGAAATTGCATTTCGCATCGGCCTGGCGATGATACTGACATTGATGGTTTTCACGACCTGGAACGACATTGGCTCGTGGATAGGGTAA
- a CDS encoding phosphatidate cytidylyltransferase, whose translation MQRELKLRIVSGVILAAIVLAATWYGGLAFRILAVVIGLLIYYEWSKMTGIARDWVANAVGWIGEAAIAFLVLVGNFEFAAGMLAGVTAVGIALIILQGTSRWLPVGLFYAGATGLALAAIRGDDRLGLYAMLFVFAVVWATDILAYFVGRALGGPKLAPSISPGKTWSGAIGGAVSAVVAGVVLVHFLLPGAEIIAAGVAFVLSVCSQSGDLFESFIKRKFGVKDSSRLIPGHGGVMDRVDGLIFACFSAFLLAGLFSLIKGAGMTSLGAALFGL comes from the coding sequence ATGCAGAGGGAATTGAAGCTCCGCATCGTTTCAGGAGTGATTCTTGCGGCCATCGTTCTTGCCGCCACCTGGTATGGCGGCCTTGCCTTCCGTATCCTGGCGGTCGTGATCGGCCTGCTGATCTACTATGAATGGTCGAAAATGACCGGCATCGCGCGGGATTGGGTCGCCAATGCCGTCGGCTGGATCGGCGAGGCGGCGATTGCCTTTCTGGTGCTTGTCGGCAATTTCGAATTCGCCGCCGGCATGCTGGCCGGCGTCACCGCCGTCGGCATCGCCCTGATCATTCTGCAGGGCACGAGCCGCTGGTTGCCAGTGGGCCTGTTTTATGCCGGCGCCACCGGCCTGGCGCTTGCCGCGATCAGAGGCGATGACCGGCTTGGCCTTTACGCCATGCTCTTCGTCTTTGCTGTCGTCTGGGCAACCGATATCCTTGCCTATTTCGTCGGCAGGGCGCTCGGCGGGCCAAAGCTTGCCCCTTCGATCTCGCCCGGAAAGACCTGGTCGGGTGCAATCGGCGGCGCCGTTTCGGCGGTCGTAGCCGGCGTCGTTCTCGTCCATTTTCTCCTTCCGGGCGCTGAAATCATCGCCGCTGGCGTGGCGTTCGTTCTCTCGGTTTGCAGCCAGTCGGGCGATCTTTTCGAATCGTTCATCAAGCGGAAATTCGGCGTCAAGGATTCGAGCCGTCTCATTCCGGGCCATGGCGGCGTCATGGACCGTGTCGACGGACTGATTTTCGCCTGTTTTTCGGCGTTCTTGCTTGCTGGGCTTTTTTCCCTGATAAAGGGGGCCGGAATGACGTCGCTTGGCGCGGCATTGTTCGGACTCTGA
- a CDS encoding isoprenyl transferase, with translation MSESVFVTVPEHVAIIMDGNGRWAKQRGLPRTMGHRKGVEAVRETVRAAGAAGIKYLTLFAFSSENWRRPEAEVSDLLGLLKAFIRRDLAELHRQNVRIKVIGDRHSLRSDILGLLLEAEETTKDNTSLTLVIAFNYGSRDEIARAVVSLARDVEAGRLRAQDITPALINARLDTAGIPDPDLIIRTSGEERLSNFLLWQAAYSEFIFLPEYWPDFSPEIFRSALETFASRDRRFGGLSSQAAAVGT, from the coding sequence ATGTCGGAATCTGTATTTGTGACTGTGCCAGAGCATGTTGCCATCATCATGGATGGTAATGGCCGTTGGGCCAAGCAGCGTGGCCTGCCGCGCACGATGGGCCATCGCAAAGGCGTCGAGGCGGTGCGCGAGACAGTCCGCGCCGCCGGTGCGGCCGGCATAAAATATCTGACCCTCTTTGCCTTCTCCTCGGAGAACTGGCGCCGGCCCGAAGCCGAGGTCTCCGATCTGCTCGGCCTGCTCAAGGCTTTCATCCGGCGCGACCTCGCCGAACTCCATCGCCAGAACGTGCGGATCAAGGTGATCGGCGATCGCCACAGCCTGCGCAGCGACATTCTGGGCCTGTTGCTGGAGGCGGAGGAGACGACCAAGGACAACACGTCACTGACGCTGGTCATCGCCTTCAACTACGGTTCGCGCGACGAGATCGCCCGCGCCGTCGTCAGTCTCGCCCGCGACGTCGAGGCCGGTCGCCTGAGAGCACAGGATATTACACCGGCGCTGATCAACGCCCGTCTCGACACGGCCGGCATTCCCGATCCGGATCTTATTATCCGCACCAGCGGCGAAGAGCGGCTTTCCAATTTCCTTCTCTGGCAGGCAGCCTATTCGGAATTCATCTTCCTTCCGGAATACTGGCCGGATTTCAGCCCCGAGATCTTCCGCTCGGCGCTCGAGACATTCGCCTCTCGTGACCGGCGCTTCGGCGGCCTGTCGTCGCAGGCGGCCGCGGTCGGCACCTGA
- the frr gene encoding ribosome recycling factor gives MSEGIDIKELKRRMDGAISAFKSDIASLRTGRASANILDPVTIEAYGSRMPLNQVANITVPEPRMLSVSVWDKSMVSAVERGIRESNLGLNPIIDGQNLRIPLPELNEERRKSLVKVAHDYAEKSKVAIRHVRRDGMDGLKKAEKDGVIGQDESRAQSERVQKMTDETISEIDRLLGEKEKEIMQV, from the coding sequence ATGAGTGAAGGTATCGACATCAAGGAACTGAAGCGCCGCATGGACGGCGCGATTTCCGCATTCAAGAGCGACATCGCATCGCTGCGCACCGGCCGTGCTTCGGCCAACATCCTCGACCCGGTGACGATCGAGGCCTATGGTTCGCGCATGCCGCTGAACCAGGTCGCCAACATCACCGTGCCCGAGCCGCGCATGCTCTCGGTTTCCGTCTGGGACAAATCGATGGTCAGCGCCGTCGAGCGCGGCATTCGCGAATCCAATCTCGGCCTCAACCCGATCATCGACGGCCAGAACCTGCGCATTCCGCTGCCGGAGCTGAACGAGGAGCGCCGCAAGTCGCTCGTCAAGGTGGCGCACGACTATGCCGAAAAGAGCAAAGTGGCGATTCGCCATGTCCGCCGCGACGGCATGGACGGCCTTAAGAAAGCCGAAAAGGATGGCGTAATCGGCCAGGACGAGAGCCGGGCGCAGTCGGAACGTGTACAGAAGATGACGGACGAGACGATTTCCGAAATCGACCGCTTGCTTGGCGAGAAGGAAAAGGAAATCATGCAGGTCTAG
- the pyrH gene encoding UMP kinase — MSLEPVYKRVLLKASGEALMGGQGFGIDVTVADRIASDIAEARHMGVEVGVVVGGGNIFRGVAVASKGGDRVTGDHMGMLGTIINALALATSLRKLNIDTVVLSAISMPEICESFSQRATLYHLSMGRVVIFAGGTGNPFFTTDSAAALRAAEMGAEAIFKGTQVDGIYTADPKKYPDATRLDRLTHQEVLDRGLAVMDVAAVALARENSIPIIVFSIHEKGGFAEILTGGGLKTIVSDN; from the coding sequence ATGTCTTTAGAGCCTGTCTATAAACGTGTTCTACTCAAGGCTTCCGGCGAAGCGCTCATGGGTGGCCAGGGTTTCGGGATCGATGTGACGGTGGCGGACCGCATTGCATCCGACATCGCCGAGGCACGGCATATGGGCGTGGAAGTCGGCGTCGTCGTCGGTGGCGGCAATATCTTCCGCGGTGTCGCGGTGGCGTCCAAGGGCGGCGACCGGGTCACCGGCGACCATATGGGCATGCTCGGCACCATCATCAATGCGCTGGCGCTGGCGACCTCGCTGCGCAAGCTGAACATCGATACGGTGGTGCTTTCGGCCATCTCCATGCCCGAGATCTGCGAGAGCTTTTCGCAGCGCGCAACCCTTTATCATCTGTCGATGGGCCGCGTGGTGATCTTTGCCGGCGGCACCGGCAACCCCTTCTTCACCACCGATTCCGCCGCAGCACTTCGTGCAGCCGAAATGGGTGCGGAAGCGATCTTCAAGGGCACGCAGGTGGACGGCATCTATACCGCCGACCCGAAGAAATATCCCGATGCGACTCGCCTCGACCGGCTGACGCACCAGGAAGTGCTGGACAGGGGGCTTGCGGTGATGGACGTTGCCGCTGTGGCGCTCGCCAGGGAGAATTCCATTCCGATCATCGTCTTCTCGATCCACGAGAAGGGTGGTTTTGCTGAAATCTTGACGGGCGGTGGTCTCAAGACCATCGTCTCCGACAACTGA